The region TGGCGCCCTCGCCCCCCACGGAGCCCGCTACGGGCGCCCGCGAGGCGCTGCGCTCCGGCCTGTTCTGGTGGCTCACGGCGGCGTTCGTGGCCGACCGGCTCGCGATCGTCGCCGTCGCGGCCCACTCGGTGCCGCTGCTCCTCGAGCGCGGCTACGCCCCGGCCCTGGTGGCCGCCGTGGCGGGCTCGATCGGGCTCGTGCAGGTCGTCGGCCGCGTCGTCTTCGCGCCCGCCGCGCGCGTCTTCAGCCTCTACACGTTGGCGGTCGGTACGTACCTGACGCGCGTCCTCGCCCTCCTCGGGCTCCTCGCCCTGCCGGGTGGGGTCGGCCTGTGGGTGTTCGCGGCGCTGTTCGGCCTCGCGAACGGGGCCAGCACCCTGGCGCGGGGCGGGCTCGTCGGGGAGGCGTTCGGCTCCGCCAACTACGGCGCCATCAACGGCAGCATGGCGACCTTCATCGCGGCGTCGCAGACCGTCGCGCCGCTCGGCGTCGGGCTGCTGCACGTGCGCACGGGCGGCTACGACGCCGCTCTCTGGCTGCTCGTCGGGGCCGGCGTGCTCGCGGCGTTCGCCGCGCAGCGGGCGCGGGGGGCGGCGAAGGCGCGGGGCGTGGTGGGCGGCGCGGCCTAACCGGCGCGGCGCGTAGTCGGCAGCCGGCGCGGCGCGGATCGCTCCGTGCCGCCCCCCCCCGGGGGCGTCCCAAAGGGCGAGCCCCGCGTGGGAGGCGCGGGGCTCAGATCGGAAGAGGATGGGAGGAGGTAATGGGAGAGTTACCTCGAATCCACGACCACAGCCTACGGAGAGGGCGTCACGGGATTCTTACAAGGTCTCTTACTATTACCGCCACCGCCTTGATGCTAGCCACACCTTCCAGCGGCGGCTGGCCAAGCGATCGGCGACGCCAGGAGGGCTTTCACGCGCACTAGGAAGTGAACCAAGGTTGGTCGGCAACCTTAGCCACGGAGTCCGCCATCTAAGGTTGCCGGCTAACCTTGGTTGAGAACCTATGGCGCTCGAGACAGACTGGGGGACGTATCGAGCCCGCGCGAGGCAAGGTGACGCCCCCACCAGCCGCTCACGCGTCGTCGACAGCCCACCGAGTTCACGCGAGGTGAGGCGGCACCTCTCCCCTATCCGGGCTGGCATGCGATCGGGTCGTCTAGGCGATCTCAGTCACTGGGCGTCCTGCAACTCGGCGAGGATCTTCTCCCGGTCAGCTTCCCCGTACTCCTTCAGCGGGTCGACGGCCTTCAGGTAGGCGGCGACGTCGAGGAGGTGCGGCGGCAGCGTCATGAGGCCGTGGGTCGTCATGACGTCCATGCGGCTCGTCTCGTAGAGGGCGCCCTGCCAGCCGTCGGCCTCGATGCGCTCGAGGGTGAACCTGTGGACGGTGGCCTGCATGAGCGTGTGGACGAGGTCCCGCTGGTCGGGAGACAGGGCCTCCCAGGCGTCCGCGGCACGTTGCCTGCGGGCGCGGTGCAAGGCGTCCGCGATGGTCGTGGCGATGCTGCGCGCCTGCTCGCGCGTGAGCGGTTGCGGACCGCCGTTCTCCGGCTCGTCCTGCCTGGGCGGCTCGACGCCCTGTTGGAGCAGGCTGTTGACGAAACCGCCGAGGTTGTAGATCGGCCTGCCGCCCTGCTCCGCTCGCGCCTGCAGCACGCGCGCGTAGGCGACCAGGTCGAGGACCCGCTGGGCGCCGTAGCGGGCAACGGACCGCTCAGGATCCTGGCCCCAGCCGATGTCGCGCAGCGCGTCGGCCGCCTGGAGCTCCTTGAGGAGCTGCTCCTTGTCGGCCTTCTGCGCGACGCGCTTGGCGAGGCTCGCAGGCAGGCGCACACGCGGCTGGAAGACGTCGTTGCGCCTGATCTGGAACGACACGCGCTGGAACTTACGGCCTACCTTGTCCGGCTCGTAATCGAAGGTCAGGCACGTGTAGGCGCCGAACTCCTCCTGCGCCTTGTCGAGGACGTAGCGGAAGTCTTTGAACCGCTCGTACTTCCCGTCGAGGCCGAGACGGAGCTTGAGGTCGTCGACGTCGAAGATGAGCTGCGAGCGCTCGCCGGCGTAGCTGGCCGTGTAGAGCACCTCGAACAGGCGCATGCTGTTGAAGCTCTCGAACGACAGGAGCTGCTCGGTGGGGATGATGCTGAAGTCGCGCCTGAGCTGAAGGAGGTAGGGCTTGAGCCTCGGGTGGATGTGGATCTCGATGGCAGCCATCTCGCCGCTGTCGCGCCCGTTGTCGTAGCGCGCCTCCGAGACCCACTGGAACATCACCCAGTCGCCGTTGGGCTCCTTGATCTGGATGGTCTGCTCCAGGAGCTCCCTAGCCGACTCCTCGATCCGCGAGTAGATGCTCTTGCCGCTGATGTTGAAGAGCTGGGCGTACTCCCAAGCGGTGATGCGGATCGGCTCAAGCGTGAGGTCTTCCTTGGTGATGTCGGAGAGCGCGAGGACGAGCAACCGTTTCGTGAGGATGCCCATCTCCTGCCGGCTGAGCGCCAAGGGGTTGGCCTGGGTGATGGAGAGAGACGGACCGTAGCTCCTCCGCTGCGGCGCACGCTGCTTGCTCTTGGTCCGTTGTGAGCGGGGTCTGCCCGCCGGTTGCGCCTGACGCGCAGCCGTCCTGCCGACCGCCTCGCCGAAAGGTGTCTCTTCGCTCATCGCCTCTCCCCTACCCTACCGGAGCCGTTCGCCACCACCGTCTCGCGGAGGCAGGCGCGGGCCGAAGCTCCAGTGGTCGCGCGGGCTGCTTGACTACGTGCAGACCTCCGCGCCTCGAAGATGATACGGCCAGTGGGGATGATGGGTCAACGTTTCCCCTATTATTCCCACCATCCGCGGGGCGCCGTGCTTAGTTCCCCAGTTTTCCCGCTCCGGTACCCGCGTCCTCCCCTTTGGTACCCGGCCCTTCCCAGACGCGTACCCCGCTTGTCCCCACCGGGTACCGCGCACGTCCCGCCGCGGTACCCCGCCTCACCCGCTCGAACCACGAAACGCACGTGAGGAACGCGATCCGCCCGCACTCCATTAAAGAGAATGCTAAAGCTTTTGAAGAAAACACCGCAATGCCCTGATGCTGTGACCAGAGTAGAGCTCAACCCAGTAGCGGCATGGACGCCGGGGCGCCACTGCCGAGCGCCACCACCTCCGACAGCTACCTTGGTCCCACGGTGTCCCCTTTTCCGGGCTGGAGCCGCGGCCGGTACCGCTCTCTTCCCACACGACGTTCCGACCGCTGCGGGACCATCGCCTCTGATCCTAGTACCCCCGCTTCCCTACTTCGCCGTCCAGTACCCTGTCTTCCCCGCCCTACCTACCCGCTCGGCGTCCGCTTCCGAGTCGTCGGCTACCAGGCGGACTACGTGGCCGATGGGCTTGGCAGAAACACTCATGGACTCCCATCGCACGGGCCCTG is a window of Trueperaceae bacterium DNA encoding:
- a CDS encoding replication initiation protein — encoded protein: MSEETPFGEAVGRTAARQAQPAGRPRSQRTKSKQRAPQRRSYGPSLSITQANPLALSRQEMGILTKRLLVLALSDITKEDLTLEPIRITAWEYAQLFNISGKSIYSRIEESARELLEQTIQIKEPNGDWVMFQWVSEARYDNGRDSGEMAAIEIHIHPRLKPYLLQLRRDFSIIPTEQLLSFESFNSMRLFEVLYTASYAGERSQLIFDVDDLKLRLGLDGKYERFKDFRYVLDKAQEEFGAYTCLTFDYEPDKVGRKFQRVSFQIRRNDVFQPRVRLPASLAKRVAQKADKEQLLKELQAADALRDIGWGQDPERSVARYGAQRVLDLVAYARVLQARAEQGGRPIYNLGGFVNSLLQQGVEPPRQDEPENGGPQPLTREQARSIATTIADALHRARRQRAADAWEALSPDQRDLVHTLMQATVHRFTLERIEADGWQGALYETSRMDVMTTHGLMTLPPHLLDVAAYLKAVDPLKEYGEADREKILAELQDAQ